In Peptococcus niger, a single window of DNA contains:
- the argH gene encoding argininosuccinate lyase yields the protein MSKLWGGRFSKDSDHLMEDFHSSIGFDQKLYREDIRGSIAHAQMLGAVGVLTAEEAETLVQGLQAVQADIEAGKVQFTTEDEDIHMNVERLLTAKVGDVGKKLHTGRSRNDQVAVDLRMYVREQVAETRQLLLALIEVLQELAVRHVETIMPGYTHLQRAQPVTFAHHLLAYIQMFRRDVVRLNDWQKNNNIMPLGSGALAGTTYPLDREQTAAALAFDAPCANSMDGVSDRDFVLDYLYAAATSMMHLSRLSEEIVLWASQEFAFIELDDAYSTGSSIMPQKKNPDVAELIRGKAGRVTGHLMAMLMTMKGLPLAYNKDMQEDKEGLFDAIDTWQKCLMMAAPMLKTLNVRADRMRSASEGGFTNATDLADYLVTKGVAFRDAHRVVGELVTYALNTNKALGDLSLAELQKASPVIEADIYEAIAVDTCVKRRHTKGAPGFPQVEEALEDTKAWLAQEK from the coding sequence ATGAGTAAATTGTGGGGCGGTCGCTTTTCAAAAGACAGCGACCACTTGATGGAAGATTTTCATTCATCCATTGGCTTTGATCAAAAGCTCTATCGTGAAGATATTCGCGGCAGCATTGCCCATGCACAGATGCTAGGGGCTGTAGGCGTGTTGACCGCTGAAGAGGCGGAGACACTGGTCCAAGGTTTACAGGCCGTTCAAGCGGATATTGAAGCAGGAAAGGTGCAGTTTACCACGGAAGATGAAGACATCCATATGAATGTCGAACGGCTGCTGACGGCCAAGGTTGGCGATGTAGGCAAAAAACTGCACACCGGCCGCAGCCGCAACGATCAAGTGGCCGTGGATTTGCGGATGTATGTGCGGGAGCAAGTGGCAGAAACCCGCCAGCTCCTGTTGGCACTTATTGAGGTCCTGCAGGAATTGGCGGTCCGCCATGTTGAAACCATTATGCCCGGCTATACCCATTTGCAGCGGGCCCAGCCGGTCACCTTTGCCCATCACCTTTTGGCCTACATCCAAATGTTTCGCCGTGATGTGGTGCGCTTAAACGATTGGCAAAAAAATAACAACATTATGCCCTTGGGCAGCGGTGCTTTAGCCGGTACAACTTATCCGCTGGATCGCGAACAGACCGCGGCTGCCCTGGCCTTTGATGCGCCTTGCGCCAATTCTATGGACGGGGTCAGCGATCGGGATTTTGTTTTGGATTACCTCTATGCTGCGGCGACCAGCATGATGCATTTATCCCGTTTAAGTGAAGAAATTGTGCTGTGGGCCAGCCAAGAATTTGCCTTTATTGAATTAGATGATGCCTATAGCACCGGGTCGTCAATTATGCCGCAAAAGAAAAATCCGGATGTGGCTGAATTGATTCGTGGCAAGGCCGGCCGGGTGACCGGTCATCTGATGGCCATGTTGATGACAATGAAAGGCTTGCCCCTGGCTTACAACAAAGACATGCAGGAGGATAAGGAGGGCCTGTTTGACGCCATCGACACCTGGCAAAAATGCCTGATGATGGCGGCGCCCATGCTGAAAACACTGAATGTCCGCGCCGATCGCATGCGCAGCGCCAGCGAAGGTGGCTTTACCAATGCCACAGACTTGGCAGATTATCTGGTGACCAAGGGCGTTGCCTTTCGAGATGCCCACCGGGTGGTCGGCGAACTGGTCACCTATGCCTTAAATACCAACAAGGCTTTGGGGGACTTGTCCCTAGCTGAGCTACAGAAAGCTTCTCCGGTGATTGAAGCAGATATTTATGAGGCCATCGCCGTAGACACCTGCGTTAAAAGACGGCATACCAAGGGGGCACCTGGTTTTCCGCAAGTGGAGGAAGCCCTTGAAGACACAAAGGCCTGGTTAGCCCAAGAAAAATAA
- a CDS encoding argininosuccinate synthase, translating to MENKVTKVVMAYSGGLDTSIIIPWLKENYNCEVIACCADVGQGDEVKQVHDKAIASGASKVYIMDLKDEFVADYVFPVIRAGAIYEHKYLLGTSCARPLIGKALVEVAKKEGADYICHGCTGKGNDQVRFELAIKALSPSTKIIAPWRIWDIKSREDAVDYADAHGIEVPVTKKRPYSMDRNVLHLSHEGADLEDPANEPMADLCLICTRPEDAPDEAEYVTIDFDKGTPVAINGEKLAPLALLEKANELAAKHGVGIQDLVENRLVGMKSRGVYETPGGTLLHEAHLALESLTLDRQTIFFKNTVSNQYAQLVYDGLWFTPLKEALDAFVDASQKTVCGQVRMKLYKGSCHSAGMTSPYSLYNEEFATFGEDEVYNQADAEGFINLFGLPVKVNALMKEKAGLNTEEK from the coding sequence ATGGAAAACAAAGTAACAAAAGTGGTTATGGCTTATTCCGGGGGCTTGGATACCTCTATTATCATTCCCTGGTTAAAAGAAAATTATAATTGTGAAGTGATTGCCTGCTGTGCCGATGTGGGCCAAGGCGATGAAGTCAAGCAGGTGCACGATAAGGCCATCGCCAGCGGTGCATCAAAAGTATATATTATGGATTTGAAAGACGAGTTTGTGGCAGACTATGTCTTTCCGGTGATTCGTGCCGGCGCCATTTATGAGCACAAGTATCTGCTCGGCACCTCCTGTGCGCGTCCCTTGATTGGTAAGGCCCTGGTGGAAGTGGCTAAAAAAGAAGGCGCAGATTATATTTGTCACGGTTGCACCGGTAAAGGGAATGACCAAGTGCGCTTTGAATTGGCCATTAAGGCGCTCTCTCCGAGTACAAAAATCATTGCACCCTGGCGTATTTGGGACATTAAGAGCCGGGAAGATGCAGTCGATTATGCCGATGCACACGGCATTGAAGTGCCTGTGACGAAGAAACGGCCCTACAGTATGGACCGGAATGTCCTGCACTTATCTCACGAAGGCGCCGACCTGGAAGATCCGGCCAATGAACCGATGGCCGATTTATGCTTGATTTGCACCCGGCCGGAAGATGCACCTGATGAAGCCGAATACGTTACCATTGATTTTGACAAGGGAACGCCGGTGGCCATCAACGGTGAAAAATTGGCACCGCTGGCCTTATTGGAAAAGGCCAATGAATTGGCGGCAAAACACGGTGTGGGCATCCAAGATTTGGTCGAAAACCGCCTGGTAGGGATGAAATCCAGAGGTGTCTATGAAACCCCGGGTGGCACCTTACTGCACGAAGCACACTTGGCCCTGGAATCATTGACCCTGGACCGGCAGACCATCTTTTTCAAGAACACTGTTTCCAACCAATATGCCCAACTGGTTTATGACGGCCTTTGGTTTACCCCCCTTAAAGAAGCCCTGGACGCTTTTGTGGACGCTAGCCAAAAAACGGTGTGCGGCCAGGTTCGGATGAAACTCTATAAGGGCAGCTGCCATTCTGCCGGCATGACATCACCTTATTCCTTGTACAATGAAGAATTTGCAACCTTCGGTGAAGATGAAGTTTACAACCAAGCGGATGCAGAAGGCTTCATCAACTTATTCGGCTTGCCGGTGAAAGTGAACGCTCTCATGAAAGAAAAAGCAGGCTTAAACACGGAGGAAAAATGA
- the argF gene encoding ornithine carbamoyltransferase, whose translation MINLKGRDFLALADFSGAEIEHLVATGLQLKKELKAGIPHPHLAGKTLAMIFEKASTRTRMAFEVGMYQLGGHALFLSSRDLQIGRGESIADTARVMSRFVDGILIRTFAQAEVEQLADCADVPVINGLTDECHPTQVIADLMTIKEHKGQLANIKIAYVGDGNNMLHSLYIGGAKVGMTVVGACPKGYEPDASVLAAAQAIGGDRISLVADPYEAVTDADVIYTDTWASMGQEDEKAERQAAFSAYQVDQALMAAAKPEAIFMHCLPAYRGLEVTEEVLEGAASVVFDEAENRLHAHKAIMASVMK comes from the coding sequence ATGATCAATCTTAAAGGACGGGATTTTTTAGCGCTGGCCGATTTCTCAGGTGCGGAAATTGAGCACTTGGTGGCAACCGGTTTGCAGCTGAAAAAAGAATTGAAAGCGGGGATTCCCCACCCGCATCTGGCAGGAAAAACCTTGGCCATGATTTTTGAAAAAGCATCGACCCGGACGCGCATGGCCTTTGAAGTGGGCATGTATCAACTCGGTGGGCATGCCCTTTTTTTAAGCAGCCGAGACCTGCAAATTGGACGCGGGGAAAGCATTGCCGATACGGCTCGCGTGATGAGTCGCTTTGTCGATGGCATACTAATTCGCACCTTTGCCCAAGCGGAAGTAGAGCAATTAGCTGATTGTGCAGATGTGCCGGTCATCAACGGGTTGACAGATGAGTGCCACCCGACACAAGTGATTGCCGACCTGATGACAATCAAAGAGCATAAGGGCCAGCTGGCAAATATTAAAATCGCCTATGTCGGTGACGGTAATAATATGTTACACTCACTATATATCGGCGGTGCCAAAGTCGGTATGACGGTTGTCGGTGCCTGTCCTAAAGGCTATGAACCGGATGCATCAGTTCTGGCAGCAGCTCAGGCCATCGGCGGTGACCGTATCAGCTTGGTTGCAGACCCCTATGAAGCGGTGACTGATGCGGATGTGATTTATACCGATACCTGGGCCAGCATGGGACAGGAAGATGAAAAGGCTGAGCGACAAGCGGCTTTCAGCGCTTACCAAGTGGACCAAGCCTTGATGGCGGCTGCCAAGCCGGAGGCCATTTTTATGCACTGCCTGCCGGCTTACCGGGGCTTGGAGGTCACGGAAGAGGTGCTGGAAGGCGCAGCGTCTGTAGTTTTTGATGAAGCGGAAAACAGACTGCACGCCCATAAAGCGATTATGGCATCGGTTATGAAATAG
- a CDS encoding prephenate dehydrogenase: MTFLIVGLGLIGGSLAKAISGRTDHLVVGLDTNAAVVAQAVDEGAIARRATERDLQTADVVIVALHPQATIDYLKDNWRKFSPETMIFDTCGVKGAIYEALAVELAGEGPIFIGGHPMAGRERYGYDHALVDLFDGASLILTPRPFREQPVLAEIDRFAKAIGFARTVITTPEAHDRIIAYTSQLAHVVSSAYMMSPTADLQAGFSAGSFRDLTRVARLDANLWRDLFLFNAPDLVHEIDELIAHLLDLRRAIDAGDGVLLKSLLAEGSRRKESNDADMAAWREEDE, translated from the coding sequence ATGACCTTTCTTATTGTGGGCTTAGGCTTGATCGGAGGCTCATTGGCCAAGGCCATCAGTGGACGAACGGACCACTTGGTCGTTGGGCTGGATACTAATGCTGCTGTTGTGGCCCAGGCTGTTGACGAAGGCGCTATTGCCAGGCGTGCAACGGAACGGGATCTTCAAACGGCAGATGTGGTAATTGTTGCCCTCCATCCCCAAGCAACCATTGATTATTTAAAAGACAATTGGAGAAAGTTTTCACCGGAGACGATGATTTTTGATACCTGTGGCGTCAAAGGAGCGATTTATGAGGCGCTGGCTGTCGAGCTGGCCGGAGAGGGACCAATTTTTATCGGTGGGCATCCGATGGCTGGACGTGAACGTTACGGGTATGACCACGCCTTGGTGGATTTGTTTGACGGCGCATCGCTCATACTGACGCCGAGACCATTTAGGGAACAGCCTGTATTGGCGGAGATCGACCGCTTTGCAAAAGCCATCGGCTTTGCCCGGACAGTTATCACGACGCCGGAAGCCCACGACCGTATTATCGCCTATACCTCTCAGCTGGCGCATGTGGTCAGTTCCGCCTACATGATGAGTCCGACAGCAGACCTGCAGGCCGGTTTTTCTGCCGGCAGCTTTCGAGATTTGACGCGCGTGGCCCGGCTGGATGCCAACTTGTGGCGGGACTTATTTTTATTCAATGCTCCTGATCTGGTGCATGAAATTGATGAGCTTATTGCCCACTTGCTTGATTTGCGCCGTGCCATTGATGCAGGGGATGGCGTTCTCTTGAAAAGCCTCCTAGCGGAAGGGTCGCGTCGCAAAGAAAGCAATGATGCGGACATGGCTGCTTGGAGGGAAGAGGATGAATGA
- a CDS encoding competence/damage-inducible protein A, giving the protein MLAEIIAVGSELANGAVINTNSAWLARALQKYGLAVTHHTIVGDHTAYLRSTIKQAQARSQWIFITGGLGPTYDDITKECVAAELNRPLHLSPSAMDHVEDFFRNRQKPMTANNRKQALVPQGGEVLENPAGLAPGIWLEEGTKTIILLPGPPHEMKATFETSVAPRLASLRQSVICTHSLHFYGIGEAELDNTLSDLMASSENPKVAPYAKGGEVELRLTAQGESPAAAEKLLAPLTLSIAERFQDNYYGKDVGHLKNALAAALSDRELTIAAAESCTGGLISKWLTDIPGSSKYYLGGICTYSETAKQHFLHVSPKTLATESAVSADTAAQMAIGARREFQTDIAVATTGIAGPGGGSAKKPVGLAYIGLATADGVKTWRFQAGSLQCKSRDAVREAVAKEAFFRILKSL; this is encoded by the coding sequence ATGTTAGCTGAAATTATTGCCGTTGGCAGCGAACTGGCCAACGGTGCGGTTATCAACACCAATTCCGCTTGGTTGGCGCGCGCCCTGCAAAAGTACGGGTTAGCCGTCACCCACCACACCATCGTCGGTGACCATACAGCATATCTACGTTCCACGATAAAACAAGCCCAGGCCCGGTCTCAATGGATATTTATCACTGGTGGCCTAGGGCCGACCTATGATGACATTACCAAAGAATGTGTCGCTGCAGAGCTGAATAGACCCTTACACCTGTCCCCATCGGCTATGGACCACGTTGAAGATTTTTTTCGCAACCGGCAAAAGCCCATGACCGCCAACAACCGTAAGCAAGCCCTTGTTCCTCAGGGCGGTGAAGTCCTGGAAAATCCCGCCGGCTTGGCTCCCGGCATTTGGTTGGAAGAGGGAACAAAAACCATCATCCTCTTGCCCGGCCCGCCCCACGAAATGAAAGCCACCTTTGAAACTTCAGTAGCGCCGCGCTTGGCCAGTTTACGCCAATCTGTCATTTGCACGCATTCTCTGCATTTTTATGGTATTGGAGAAGCGGAGCTTGACAACACCCTATCTGATCTGATGGCCTCTTCTGAAAACCCCAAGGTTGCCCCGTATGCAAAAGGTGGCGAAGTGGAATTGCGGTTAACCGCTCAGGGCGAGAGTCCCGCTGCTGCTGAAAAACTCCTAGCGCCCTTAACCCTATCCATCGCTGAACGCTTTCAGGACAATTACTACGGTAAAGATGTCGGCCATCTAAAAAATGCTTTGGCGGCTGCCTTGTCCGACCGTGAATTGACCATTGCTGCAGCTGAAAGCTGCACCGGCGGCTTGATTTCAAAATGGCTGACTGATATACCCGGCAGCTCAAAATACTACCTCGGCGGCATTTGCACCTATTCAGAAACAGCAAAGCAGCATTTCCTCCACGTTTCCCCAAAAACCTTGGCCACAGAAAGCGCCGTCAGTGCCGATACCGCCGCTCAAATGGCCATCGGCGCCAGGCGTGAATTTCAAACAGACATTGCTGTGGCCACCACCGGCATTGCCGGACCCGGTGGTGGAAGCGCCAAAAAACCTGTTGGCCTCGCCTACATCGGACTGGCAACCGCCGATGGGGTAAAAACCTGGCGTTTTCAAGCCGGCAGCCTCCAATGCAAAAGCCGGGATGCCGTCCGCGAAGCCGTTGCCAAAGAAGCTTTTTTCCGCATTTTAAAATCCCTATAG